TTGTGAGTCGAATATTGTGTCTAGTCGACATATGACCTTTTCTGTAATGAATACGGAGTAGGTTGTACTTACAAATTATAAAATGAGTAAATTATAAATTACTCCCTTATAAGTTGCACTTTTCTAAATTTACTCCCTTAtaagttttttttaaaaaattactcccttaagttgACCTCAGGCCAAAAGTTGCTACCATTTTCGAACTCTGGGGTGTATTTCCGTCTCTTTTTGAATTTTCCCTCCATTTCTCTAAACTAATGACGAAAATGCCCCTGTGATTCCTCCACCCTATGTTAAATCACCCACCCATATTCCTCCTTATCTCGGTCAACTGCCCTAGCAGCCGCCACCCCATCCTTGCTCTCCGACACCCCACCAGTCGCCACCCCATCCTTGCTCTCCGACATCCCACCATCTGCCCTTCTCCCTCATGAGAACCTCACCATTGCATCcacctttatttattctttcttgccCCAATTGCGTTTTTTGCCGATAACAACCACCACCGGAGAGCGACGTCCTCAGCGATTCAACCACGAAAAATAGTGACGAAACCAGTTTCGAGCTTTAATTTTGCCGACAACGTCGCCGGAGATATTAGCTTATTGAATTTGTACGTGCGTCGTTTTGGTAGATCCAGCGTTTTGAATTTATGTTGACTTACGGTGGGGCCGGTTGGTATAGTCGTCGGAAAGCCTGGAGGTAGTTGGGGTGATGACGGTGGTGGAGGTTGTGCGGTGGTGGTAAGGTGGATCTAGGAAACGAGGAAGAGAATGAAGAGAGCAAGAGGAAGAGAATGGACTGGGTAATTTTTCAAAGGGCAATTTCGTCCCTTTACTTAATTTTTCACCCGAGAACTAGCTTGATAGCAATTTTTGGTCTGAGTTcaacttaagggagtaattttagaaaaaaaactTATAAGGGAGTAAGTTTAGAAAAGTGCAACTTATAAGGGAGTAATTTATAATTTACTCTTATAAAATGGATTTATTTGAGGCAAATGTCGTCATACACAAAACATTCTAAATAATAAGTCACATACTTTTCGATAATGGTTATGGAGCAGATGATATTAAACAATCGTGTACGTAATATGCCAAAGAAGAAATTTATTAAAATTGGAGACGTTTTAATTTAgaatatcatcattattattgtgGACATGCAatcatgcatgcatgcatgcacgGTGGAGAGATGATGGTGAAACTTCCACCTTAAGATTCCAATCCGACAAATGCATGTGGCTTCCCTTGAAACAATAATGGAAACGACAATATGGTATTTACATGAATAGCTTCCCCCAAactcaacttttttttttaagaCGGATTTATCTGTCTTAATTTTAATTTGAGTTAAGTGTATTTATATAAGATGAAGAGTATAAAAGCAAAAAAAATTATCCTACATATTTATGTGAAATGATATTTAACATTTCTTAAACTTAAAAGAGACACTTACGTCTTAGacaagactagttgctttctagATAATTTAAGTGGTAACCGACCCTCATAAAATATCGAGGTATGGCTTGCAAATTCTGTACCATAATTTAGTAAAAGTATTTGTAAAGTGTGTTGGTCAGAAAACGTGAcaaattaacaatattaaaacctTCTTCTATTCTTGTCTTTGACTCTATTCAATCCAAATTTATTGGTGTAGGGTACATGCCAACTTTGAACGCGCATTCCACCTAACTTTGATTGCCATGCTTCTCCCTAATTAACCTATAATATGTTACCCAAGATGTGTGAGTCTAGTGGAATTAGGCAGTAGCATCAAAGCAGCTCAAGGAGGAATTGCATGAGTCCCGGGTTCGATTCCTAGATGAACACTTTCCTGGGACGACGCCGGAGAGGGAATAATCATCGGGAAAGAACTCACACGTACAGCGCGCTGCAGCGGGGGGGGGTCTCTGTGATCgggaggatccaacctcctcgtcatcaaaaaaaaaaaaaaaaaaaaaaaaaaaaaacctataaTATGTTGTTTTTTTCTACATTACTCCGTAATGTTTAGGTTTAAAGGTGGTTTTTTTTATATTTCTAGACTAAGTAAGACAGACCATTAACTGTTACGGAATATATTATATTATACGGTGGTCGTAGTATATGAGTTGGATATCTTGTTTTATGGTAAATATATTATATGGGTCGATATGGTTTCCTAAACCGATTAGGGTTGTATGAGTATATAATGTATCGTTGTGCAGTCAATACAATTAACACAATAATTCCAAACCCTATCTTTTGTCAAGTATCCTCGTAACTTGGCATCAGAGCCAATTAAGTGTGTCGCCGGTAGAGTTTTTTCGTTCGCAAGTATGACGAAAGACGGAGACGCGTCCAAATCAGACAAGAAAACCTCCATTAGTCCTTACTTCCTAGGGCCAGGCGATAAACTTGGTGATAAAGTCGTACAAGTCATGTTGAATGGTGATAATTACGACGAGTGGTCTGTGAAGTTGCGTGGTGCCCTACGTGCCAGGAAGAAGACGGGATTCATTGATGGTACTATCAAGAAGCCCAGTGATACGTCGGAGGATTGTGAAGATTGGTACATGGTAAACGCGATGATAGTCAATTGGATTTTCAATGTTATCGAACCCGGGTTGGGTTCAACGATAACGTATGTCGATGATGCAAGAATTTTGTGGGAAGATATTGAGCAACGGTTCAGTGAGAGTAATGGACCGAAGCTTCACCGTGTCAAAGGCTCCATCAAGTCGTGTAGGCAGAATGAGAAGGAGCCCGTGTCCGAGTACTATGGTCGCTTGAAAAAATTGTGGGATGAACTCGATAAATACGATCGAAATCCCACGTGTGAATGTCGTGGTTGCAAGTGAAACATTAAGGGCAAATTGGATAAGAAGCGTGATGAAGCTAGGCAAGGTGCACAATTTTCTTATGGGACTCGATTCTCAGTACAATACTGTTCGTTCCAATTTGTTGATGCAGGAACCTCTTCCGTCCCTTAACCGCGCCTATGCTGCTATTGTTCAAGAAGAAGGGGTGCATGGAGTCAACACTGGCAGCAGCTCTGGTTCCCGTGGTGATAGCAGGTCCGAGCCTATTGGCTTTGTTGCGAAAACAGCCAACAATGTCGGCTTTAATTTACGGTTGATGGACTCGGACAATGATGCTCGTCCTCGCTGTGAGAAGTGCAACAGGTGGGGGCATCTTAAAGAGAATTGTTTTGATATAATTGGGTATCATAAGGGATGGAAGGAGCGAAGCAGGCAGAGCTATGGTGGTGGACGCGGTGGAGGTCGAGGTCGCGGTAATGGTGTTGGTCGCGGTGGAGCAAATCATGCACAAGGAAGTGATGAGACGACGGAGAATAAAGAGCAGTTCGTTAGCGTGCCTAAGGAGCAGTGGGATGCATACGTAAATAATGCCAAAGCTAATAATGCTAGTGCCTCGAGTTCTCGGATGTCTGGTAAGAATGATAATGATGTACTTTAGCTATTAGATTCGGGTGCTACCCATCATATGACAGGTAGTAGGCATTTATTGAAGGATGTATGTAAAATTAAGCCATGTCCAGTGACTTTACCGAATGGGAAATCGTCACAGGCCGTCGAAGAAGGAAAAGTCGAATTAAGAGGCAAAATTGTTTTGAATAATGTGCTCTTTGTTCCCGAGTTTGAGTGCAATCTTATTTCGGTTTATCAGTTAAGCAACGATCTTGACTGTACTGTTCAGTTTACTAATTCATCTTGTGTTATACAGGACCGCGCATCGAAGACGAAGATTGGTACGCTTGAGCAATGCGGCCAGTTGTATCTGCTTCGTGGTTCAACAACACGTGTGTATGGGTCGAAGCGGGGTGATGAGGTTGGTATGTGGCATCGTAGATTGGGTCATCCTTCCAAGAAAATAGTGCGATATTTATTTATTAGTCATAAGAATAATAGTCATGATAGTAAGCTGTGTGAAATTTGTTATCGTGCCAAACAAACGCGTGAGAAATTTGTTGTTAGTAATAATAAAGCTACTGGTATTTTTGAGTTGATTCATTGTGATTTGTGGGGTGATTATCGTACGCCCTCTTCTTGTGGTAGTCGTTATTTTCTGACAATAGTGGATGATTTTTCTCGTGCCGTATGGGTATATCTTATTAAAGCAAAGAGTGAAGTGTCACAGTTCTTGAAAAATTTTGTTGCCATGGTGAGACGTCAATTTAGCACTGATGTTAAAATTATTCGTACGGATAATGGAACAGAATTTACTTGCTTAAAGTCATTTTTTGCTGAACAAGGGATAATGCATCAAACCACTTGTGTCGGAACTTCACAACAAAACGGGAGGGTAGAGAGAAAACATCATCATATTTTGAATGTTGCTCGTGCTCTtcgttttgagtcgggtttaccTGTCAGTTTTTTGGGGTGAATGCGCGTTAACTGCAGGATATTTAATAAATCGCACCCCGTCCGTTTTGTTAAATGGAAAGACGCCATTTGAAATATTGTTTGTCAAACCGCCAATTTATGATAATATCCGTGTGTTTGGATGTCTCTGTTTTGTGAAGCATTCTCGTCGTGACGGTGATAAATTTGCTTCCCGTAGTCATCGTTGTGTATTTGTGGGGTATCCTTTTGGTAAAAAGGGATGGGAAGTCTATGATATGGAATCTAAAGAATTTTTTGTGTCACTAGATGTAGTTTTTGATGAGACAGAATTTACGTTTCGTGCCTCTGATTCCTTGTTGTCTCGAAATATTGGAGCGAATGACGAGGTGTATGATGATGTGGTGTATGATGAGGAAATACTGTTGGGTGATGGACCGGATGTTGGTAGGCCCTCGGGTGACGAGTCAGTGACTCAAGGAGGGGTGCCTGGAGGTGACGTGATTGAGACCACGCAGGAACCCGAGAGTGGTAGTGGTGATGCGGGTCCGAGTGATGGCGGTGCGGACGAAGTTGAGGGTGAATTGGGTCGGGGCAAGCGGCCTCATGTTCCATGGTCGAGATATGATGAGAATGAGTACGTTACAGGTGCAACACGTGTTGTTGAACCCGTTGAAGGTCATGATCGCATGTCTTGCTCGAATGTCTCATCTTCGTCAGGTATGCCTTATCCTTTAGCACATTATGTAAAGTATGATCAGTTTTCAGTTTTGCATCGTTGTTTTCTGACTAACCTTGATGATAATGTCGAGCCTAAGTCTCTTCATGAAGCAGTGAGGAGTGAAAAGTGGCGTCAGGCTATGCAGGCCGAGGTGGATGCTCTGGTTCGGGACGGCACGTGGGAGATTGTTGACTCTCCTTCTGGTAAGAAAGTAATCGGTAATAAATGGGTGTATAAGGTGAAACTACGTGCTGATGGTTCTGTTGGGAGATATAAGGCGCGTTTGGTTATCCTTGGTAACAAACAGGAAGCTGGGATTGATTATTATGAAACTTTTGCTCCTACTGCTAAGATGGTGACAGTTCGTGTTTTTTTAGCTCTTGCAGCTGCTGGTCGTTGGGAGTTGCATCAGATGGATGTGCACAACACTTTTTTACACGGGGATTTGGAGGAGGAAGTATACATGCGTCTTCCTCTTGGTTACTCGACCGACACACCAGGTAAAGTGTGTAAGTTAAAGAAATCTTTGTATGGGCTGCGTCAGGCTCCGCGCTGTTGGTTTGCTAAGTTATCCGCTGCTCTTGTCGCGTTTGGTTTTGTGCAATGTCTATCCGATTACTCATTATTTTGCTATGCTAAAGGTGATGCTGTTGTTTACATTCTGGTGTATGTTGATGATTTGGTCCTTGGTGGTAATGATAATTCTCTTATTGTCCGGGTAAAAGAATATTTGAATACGTGTTTTCATATGAAGGATCTTGGAGCCCTGAAATATTTCTTGGGTATTGAGGTTGCCCGGAATTCGATTGGTATTTTTGTGTGTCAACGAAAATACGCTCTTGATATTTTATCAGAGACAGGTATTATTGGTGGAAAGCCTGAAAACGTTCCAATGGAACAAAATCATCGGTTGGCATTGGCTAATGATG
This sequence is a window from Silene latifolia isolate original U9 population chromosome 8, ASM4854445v1, whole genome shotgun sequence. Protein-coding genes within it:
- the LOC141595586 gene encoding uncharacterized protein LOC141595586 is translated as MTKDGDASKSDKKTSISPYFLGPGDKLGDKVVQVMLNGDNYDEWSVKLRGALRARKKTGFIDGTIKKPSDTSEDCEDWYMVNAMIVNWIFNVIEPGLGSTITYVDDARILWEDIEQRFSESNGPKLHRVKGSIKSCRQNEKEPVSEYYGRLKKLWDELDKYDRNPTCECRGCK